A section of the Vibrio vulnificus CMCP6 genome encodes:
- a CDS encoding CBS domain-containing protein: MIKVEDMMTRHPHTLLRSHTLGDAKNMMEALDIRHIPVVDANKQLLGIVTQRDLLSAQESSLHKSSAENSYTTATPLYEVMHTSIMTVEPKAGLKESAIYMQKHKVGCLPVVEKGHLVGIITDTDFVTIAINLLELQEEAEPEELEVEDDL, translated from the coding sequence ATGATAAAAGTCGAAGATATGATGACTCGCCACCCTCATACCTTGTTGCGTTCACACACATTAGGTGACGCCAAAAATATGATGGAAGCACTGGATATTCGACACATTCCCGTTGTCGATGCAAACAAACAGCTGCTCGGTATCGTCACTCAACGTGATTTGCTTTCCGCGCAAGAATCCAGCTTACACAAATCGTCTGCTGAAAACTCTTACACTACTGCTACCCCTTTGTATGAAGTAATGCACACCAGTATCATGACCGTTGAACCCAAAGCGGGACTAAAAGAAAGTGCGATCTACATGCAAAAACATAAAGTCGGCTGTTTACCGGTAGTAGAGAAAGGCCATTTAGTGGGAATCATTACTGACACCGATTTCGTCACTATCGCGATCAATCTGCTGGAGCTGCAAGAAGAAGCCGAACCAGAAGAGTTAGAAGTCGAAGACGATTTGTAA
- a CDS encoding LysR family transcriptional regulator: protein MAKDLFYSLDLNLLRTFMVLYQEKNMRKASKRLFVSQPAISQALQKLRHHFGDELFVKVPTGLEATPFTETVLTAITPHLDGLASALNQTYEFNPIELSGRIKIALSPIVMASLTGALFTRFITQAPNCTIELVGWNKDTFTNIQQGTIDFGVNLEQDIPQNISCKKLVELTGKLIVRRDHPIDKQTVTAKDLEPYPIASIITPGWNDNFTHAAQLMEKEGATPTVGFRSEIILAVIDIVQHTNYFMPHSNLFPLAQYPNLRALDILVAGRPFMHGVFSYYHSRNRNNPLMHWIHHEINAVLEKQLSDNLRLS from the coding sequence ATGGCCAAAGATCTATTTTACTCTCTCGATTTAAACTTGTTGCGCACCTTCATGGTGCTCTACCAAGAAAAAAACATGCGTAAAGCATCAAAGCGATTGTTCGTTTCACAGCCAGCAATTAGCCAAGCACTACAAAAACTGCGCCATCATTTTGGTGATGAACTGTTTGTCAAAGTCCCCACCGGCTTAGAAGCCACCCCATTTACCGAAACTGTGTTGACGGCTATTACGCCCCATCTCGACGGGTTGGCTTCTGCCCTCAATCAAACCTATGAGTTCAATCCAATCGAGCTTTCTGGCCGAATTAAAATTGCGCTTTCACCTATTGTGATGGCCTCTTTGACTGGGGCTTTATTCACTCGCTTTATTACTCAAGCCCCCAATTGTACGATTGAACTGGTGGGTTGGAACAAAGATACCTTTACCAACATCCAACAAGGAACCATCGATTTCGGCGTCAACTTAGAGCAAGACATTCCGCAGAATATTTCTTGTAAAAAGCTGGTCGAACTGACCGGAAAACTGATTGTAAGACGTGATCATCCGATTGATAAACAAACAGTGACAGCAAAAGATCTCGAACCTTACCCTATCGCTTCAATTATCACTCCAGGATGGAATGACAACTTTACCCATGCAGCGCAACTAATGGAAAAAGAAGGTGCCACTCCAACCGTTGGCTTTCGCTCAGAGATCATTCTTGCCGTGATCGATATTGTTCAACATACCAACTACTTTATGCCTCACTCCAATTTATTTCCTCTCGCACAGTACCCCAATCTAAGAGCGCTTGACATTTTAGTGGCTGGTCGGCCGTTTATGCATGGTGTATTTAGCTACTACCACAGCAGAAACCGCAATAACCCGTTAATGCATTGGATACACCACGAGATCAACGCTGTCCTTGAAAAACAGCTTAGTGATAACTTAAGATTATCATAA
- the ppk2 gene encoding polyphosphate kinase 2: MGKLKKKFYEQELENLQIELVKLQEWVKHKKLKVVVIFEGRDAAGKGGVIKRITEKLNPRVCRIAALPAPTEKEKTQWYFQRYVAHLPAGGEIVLFDRSWYNRAGVEKVMGFCSEEEYEEFLRSCPEFERMLQRSGIILLKYWFSVSDEEQEKRFIERINTPIKRWKFSPMDLESRNRWAEYSKAKDEMFAYTDTKYCPWWVVPSDDKRRARLNCISHLLSSIDYQDVVHPPVTLPELNKEGYVRSPVDEQTFVPFKY, from the coding sequence ATGGGAAAGCTGAAAAAAAAGTTCTATGAACAAGAACTCGAGAACTTACAAATTGAGTTAGTCAAACTTCAAGAATGGGTTAAGCATAAAAAACTCAAAGTCGTCGTCATTTTTGAAGGGCGAGATGCCGCTGGTAAAGGCGGTGTTATCAAACGCATTACTGAAAAACTGAATCCTCGCGTCTGTCGTATCGCAGCATTGCCTGCTCCGACAGAGAAAGAAAAAACGCAATGGTATTTCCAACGTTATGTTGCGCATTTACCTGCCGGCGGTGAAATCGTGCTGTTTGATCGCAGCTGGTATAATCGCGCTGGTGTGGAAAAAGTGATGGGATTTTGCAGTGAGGAGGAATATGAAGAGTTTTTGCGATCCTGTCCTGAATTTGAGCGCATGCTACAGCGCTCGGGCATCATACTCCTAAAATACTGGTTCTCCGTTTCCGATGAAGAGCAGGAAAAACGCTTTATCGAACGCATCAACACGCCAATCAAACGCTGGAAGTTTAGCCCGATGGATCTCGAATCGCGTAATCGCTGGGCAGAATATTCCAAAGCCAAAGATGAAATGTTTGCTTATACCGACACGAAATATTGTCCTTGGTGGGTAGTACCCTCAGATGATAAACGCCGTGCTCGCCTCAACTGCATTAGTCATTTACTCAGCAGTATTGACTATCAGGATGTGGTGCATCCACCCGTCACATTACCGGAGCTTAATAAAGAGGGCTACGTCCGTTCTCCTGTTGATGAACAAACCTTTGTCCCTTTTAAATACTGA
- a CDS encoding peroxiredoxin C, translating into MVLVGRQAPDFTAAAVLGNGEIVDNFNFAEFTKGKKAVVFFYPLDFTFVCPSELIAFDNRYEDFKAKGVEVIGVSIDSQFSHNAWRNTPVENGGIGQVKYPLIADVKHEICQAYDVEHPEAGVAFRGSFLIDEDGLVRHQVVNDLPLGRNIDEMLRMVDALNFHQKHGEVCPAQWEEGKAGMDASPQGVAAFLSEHAADLKK; encoded by the coding sequence ATGGTACTAGTAGGTCGTCAAGCCCCTGATTTTACTGCAGCTGCTGTTCTAGGTAACGGTGAGATCGTTGATAACTTCAATTTTGCAGAGTTTACTAAAGGTAAGAAAGCTGTTGTTTTCTTCTACCCACTAGACTTCACTTTCGTTTGCCCATCTGAACTGATCGCATTCGACAACCGTTACGAAGATTTCAAAGCAAAAGGCGTTGAAGTGATCGGTGTTTCTATCGACTCTCAGTTTTCTCACAACGCATGGCGTAACACGCCAGTTGAAAATGGCGGTATCGGTCAAGTTAAATACCCTCTAATTGCTGACGTTAAACACGAAATCTGTCAAGCGTACGATGTTGAGCACCCAGAAGCAGGCGTTGCTTTCCGTGGCTCTTTCCTAATCGACGAAGATGGTTTAGTACGTCACCAAGTAGTGAACGATCTACCTCTAGGTCGTAACATCGACGAAATGCTACGCATGGTTGATGCACTGAACTTCCACCAGAAGCACGGCGAAGTATGTCCTGCTCAATGGGAAGAAGGTAAAGCAGGTATGGACGCATCACCTCAAGGTGTTGCAGCGTTCCTATCTGAGCACGCAGCTGACCTTAAAAAATAA
- the phoU gene encoding phosphate signaling complex protein PhoU, giving the protein MHFGRHISGQFNVELESIRTHVLTMGGLVEQQLSFAMQALHNDDIDLARRVVRDDHKVNAMEVSIDDACTRIIAKRQPTAKDLRLIMAIIKTITDLERIGDVATKMAYVAIESPSSKERQFNVSLEPLARQAIQMLHLVLDAFARMDVDAAAEVHKMDDKIDAEYEAVIRQLMTYMMENPKNIPNILQVMWSARAIERVGDRCQNICEYIIYFVKGKDVRHLGDQGINDALR; this is encoded by the coding sequence ATGCATTTCGGGCGTCATATCTCAGGGCAATTCAATGTAGAACTTGAGTCTATTCGTACTCATGTCTTGACGATGGGGGGCTTGGTTGAACAACAGCTTTCTTTTGCCATGCAAGCGCTGCATAACGACGATATCGATCTTGCCAGACGAGTGGTGCGTGATGATCACAAAGTCAATGCGATGGAAGTTTCCATTGATGATGCCTGCACGAGAATCATTGCCAAGCGTCAGCCAACCGCAAAAGATTTGCGCCTTATCATGGCGATCATCAAAACCATTACCGATTTAGAACGCATTGGTGATGTGGCAACTAAAATGGCCTATGTCGCCATAGAAAGCCCTTCATCAAAAGAGCGTCAGTTTAATGTTTCCTTAGAGCCACTGGCTCGACAAGCTATTCAGATGCTGCACTTGGTGTTAGACGCGTTTGCGCGGATGGACGTGGATGCGGCAGCCGAAGTGCACAAAATGGACGATAAAATCGATGCGGAGTATGAGGCGGTGATTCGCCAGCTTATGACGTATATGATGGAAAATCCGAAGAATATCCCCAACATCCTTCAAGTAATGTGGTCTGCTCGTGCGATTGAACGAGTTGGTGATCGTTGCCAAAATATCTGCGAGTACATCATCTATTTCGTCAAGGGAAAAGATGTGCGTCATTTGGGTGATCAAGGGATCAATGACGCACTGAGATAA
- the aceA gene encoding isocitrate lyase, with protein sequence MTNLTRRQQIEALEKDWATNPRWKNVKRTYTAEEVVALRGSMVPANTIAQRGADKLWSLVNGSSKKGYVNCLGALTGGQAVQQAKAGIEAIYLSGWQVAADNNTASTMYPDQSLYPVDSVPSVVKRINNSFRRADQIQWSNGKSPEEGGIDYFLPIVADAEAGFGGVLNAYELMKSMIEAGAAGVHFEDQLASVKKCGHMGGKVLVPTQEAVQKLVAARLAADVAGTTTLVIARTDANAADLLTSDCDPYDADFIVGERTQEGFYRVRAGIDQAISRGLAYAPYADLIWCETATPCLEEARKFAEAIHAEYPDQLLAYNCSPSFNWEKNLDAETIAKFQQELADMGYKYQFITLAGIHNMWFNMFELAHAYAQGEGMRHYVEKVQRPEFEAAEKGYTFVAHQQEVGTGYFDKMTNTIQGGNSSVTALTGSTEEDQFH encoded by the coding sequence ATGACAAACTTAACTCGCCGCCAGCAAATCGAAGCTCTGGAAAAAGATTGGGCAACCAATCCTCGTTGGAAAAACGTCAAACGCACTTACACAGCTGAGGAAGTGGTGGCCTTACGTGGCTCTATGGTGCCAGCTAATACCATCGCGCAGCGTGGTGCCGACAAGTTGTGGTCGTTGGTGAATGGTAGCTCGAAAAAAGGCTATGTGAATTGTCTAGGCGCACTAACCGGTGGCCAAGCGGTGCAGCAAGCCAAAGCGGGGATAGAAGCGATCTACCTATCGGGTTGGCAGGTTGCAGCGGATAACAACACCGCCTCGACCATGTACCCAGACCAATCACTCTACCCTGTGGATTCGGTTCCTTCAGTCGTCAAACGCATTAACAATTCGTTCCGTCGCGCAGACCAAATTCAATGGTCGAATGGTAAGTCGCCAGAAGAGGGTGGAATTGATTACTTCTTGCCTATCGTTGCTGATGCAGAAGCGGGCTTTGGTGGTGTGCTGAATGCGTATGAACTGATGAAGTCGATGATTGAAGCGGGGGCTGCGGGTGTACACTTTGAAGACCAATTGGCTTCGGTGAAGAAGTGTGGCCATATGGGCGGTAAAGTATTGGTTCCAACGCAAGAGGCGGTACAAAAACTGGTTGCTGCGCGTCTAGCCGCAGATGTTGCTGGCACAACAACACTGGTGATTGCTCGAACCGATGCCAATGCGGCGGACTTGTTGACGTCAGATTGTGACCCATATGACGCAGACTTTATTGTTGGCGAGCGCACTCAGGAAGGTTTCTATCGTGTTCGTGCAGGGATTGACCAAGCGATCTCACGTGGCCTTGCTTATGCGCCATATGCGGATCTTATTTGGTGTGAAACGGCAACTCCGTGTCTTGAAGAAGCACGTAAGTTTGCTGAGGCTATTCATGCGGAATACCCAGACCAACTGTTGGCATACAACTGCTCGCCATCATTTAACTGGGAGAAGAACTTGGATGCAGAGACCATTGCTAAGTTCCAACAAGAACTCGCAGATATGGGCTATAAGTACCAGTTCATCACCCTAGCTGGTATTCACAACATGTGGTTCAACATGTTTGAACTGGCACACGCATATGCTCAAGGTGAAGGTATGCGTCACTACGTTGAGAAAGTTCAGCGTCCTGAATTTGAAGCGGCGGAAAAAGGCTACACCTTCGTTGCACACCAACAAGAAGTAGGTACGGGTTACTTTGATAAGATGACCAACACCATCCAAGGTGGTAACTCTTCAGTCACGGCACTGACGGGCTCTACCGAAGAAGACCAGTTCCATTAA
- a CDS encoding copper homeostasis protein CutC, whose product MSYQVEVCIDNIESLHNALEGGATRIELCSSLALGGLTPSYGFMTLAAKLSTVPIYAMIRPRQGDFLYSDDEFAIMQQDILSAQQAGLQGVVFGLLTADGDIDVARTRILVELAHSLQLGVTFHRAFDQCREPFAALEQIIDLGCERILTSGLAASAPLGKEILTQLVAHSQSRLAIMAGAGVSPVNVADLALTTGVKEVHLSGKSTRPSKMTFIASDSKMGAADQDDFIIPITHTATIRNTVLALKSIS is encoded by the coding sequence ATGAGTTACCAAGTCGAAGTTTGTATCGATAATATCGAATCTCTACACAATGCTCTTGAAGGTGGCGCAACTCGGATTGAGCTTTGTTCTTCCCTCGCATTAGGTGGGTTAACCCCTAGTTATGGGTTTATGACCCTTGCGGCAAAATTGTCGACGGTTCCGATTTACGCCATGATCAGGCCAAGACAGGGAGACTTCTTATACAGCGATGATGAATTTGCGATCATGCAGCAAGATATTTTGTCCGCTCAGCAAGCAGGCTTACAAGGCGTGGTATTTGGCCTGCTGACAGCAGATGGCGATATTGATGTCGCAAGAACCCGCATATTGGTCGAACTCGCCCACTCGCTACAGCTTGGCGTAACTTTTCACCGTGCTTTTGATCAATGCCGAGAACCTTTTGCCGCTTTGGAGCAGATCATTGACCTTGGATGCGAGCGAATCTTAACTTCCGGGCTTGCCGCCAGCGCGCCTTTAGGTAAAGAAATACTGACTCAGCTCGTGGCTCACAGCCAATCTCGCCTCGCTATCATGGCTGGCGCAGGTGTCTCCCCTGTTAACGTTGCCGATCTGGCACTGACAACAGGGGTTAAAGAAGTGCATCTTTCAGGCAAGAGCACTCGCCCAAGCAAAATGACCTTTATTGCTTCTGACAGCAAGATGGGCGCAGCGGACCAAGACGATTTTATTATCCCGATTACCCATACAGCCACCATTCGCAATACCGTATTAGCTCTCAAATCAATCAGCTAA
- a CDS encoding trypsin-like serine protease, whose amino-acid sequence MVFIMWKKTVLLSGMLAISSGAQAIIMGEADPDATYRVTIRASNMAEFPICGGTVVAPRWVLTAAHCVVMGEGTNVASYYVTKPSEISVTARTPDLNSSTTDNYFTVSHVVVHPKYTRLTEYKKNNDDSYTLVSTSLDSDVALLYLDRPVTGAPLSDLPTAAEMSEIESRLNKEWDDEFATNVRVKNVTASGWGATVADASTPAITLQKTQLTYLPIANCYQRLELGNHLPGIIEAPTNVTKICTMPNEVLPWQPDERTQYGNNVCKGDSGGPLIDDVTGKQIGIVSGIPLITPICASVTQPSFYTRVSNYYDWIQSYITAANPPSSHILKPDFILNAGSGGDGGSGGDNGNGTGGNGEGCHGGISTNSCSFSGTAEGGSLGALTLLALFVLGRYRRKVA is encoded by the coding sequence GTGGTCTTTATTATGTGGAAAAAAACAGTTCTTTTGTCAGGGATGTTGGCGATCAGTAGTGGTGCCCAAGCCATTATTATGGGGGAGGCGGATCCGGATGCAACGTATCGAGTGACCATTCGTGCCAGTAATATGGCAGAGTTTCCAATTTGTGGCGGGACTGTCGTTGCACCTCGCTGGGTGTTGACCGCGGCACACTGTGTGGTGATGGGCGAAGGCACCAATGTCGCCAGTTACTATGTGACGAAGCCTAGTGAGATTTCAGTCACGGCGAGAACACCGGATCTTAATAGTTCAACAACGGACAATTACTTCACTGTTTCACATGTGGTGGTACACCCGAAATACACTCGCTTAACGGAATACAAGAAGAATAATGACGATAGCTATACTTTGGTCAGCACCAGTTTAGATAGCGATGTTGCACTACTTTATCTCGACCGCCCCGTTACCGGAGCTCCTCTCTCAGATTTGCCCACAGCGGCAGAAATGAGCGAGATAGAAAGCCGACTCAATAAAGAATGGGATGATGAATTTGCTACCAACGTCCGAGTGAAAAATGTCACCGCGTCTGGCTGGGGGGCAACTGTCGCGGATGCGTCAACTCCAGCCATCACTTTGCAAAAAACACAGTTAACTTATCTGCCCATAGCAAATTGCTATCAACGATTAGAGCTAGGTAACCACTTACCGGGTATTATTGAAGCCCCAACCAATGTGACTAAGATCTGTACCATGCCCAATGAAGTGTTGCCTTGGCAGCCAGATGAACGCACTCAGTATGGCAATAATGTGTGTAAAGGCGACAGTGGTGGCCCTTTGATTGACGATGTCACTGGCAAACAAATTGGTATTGTGAGCGGCATTCCGCTCATTACGCCGATTTGCGCCTCGGTTACGCAGCCCAGTTTCTATACCAGAGTGAGCAATTACTACGACTGGATTCAAAGCTATATTACGGCAGCCAACCCTCCAAGCAGCCACATTCTAAAACCAGACTTCATTTTGAATGCGGGTTCTGGTGGTGACGGCGGTTCAGGTGGTGATAACGGCAATGGGACAGGCGGAAATGGCGAAGGTTGCCACGGGGGGATTTCAACCAACAGTTGCAGTTTTAGTGGTACTGCAGAAGGTGGAAGCCTTGGCGCGTTGACGCTTTTGGCCCTGTTTGTGCTGGGTCGGTATCGTCGAAAAGTCGCTTAA
- a CDS encoding hydrogen peroxide-inducible genes activator, translating to MNKWPSLKQLHYLITLHETRHFSDAAERCFVSQSTLSKGIQNLEELIGCPLYEKKDKKSPLVFTQAGELVVMHGRELLAKGQDLVELGSLCQGDSMQGQLKLGCIPTIAPFLLCDLVQEINQRFPQLNLLLREDTTTNLLTALRHGELDVLILALPVEIDGMESRVVGQDPFKMVISRHQAGAIKVPIKYDDLPDESVFLLEKEHCLTEHAVSACKLTDKEKINPFSATSLHTLVQMVANGLGTTFIPQMAIDHGLLDNQNLVVIEPPGQQAYRDIGLVWRPSSSRSKTFNQLAEVVSELL from the coding sequence ATGAATAAATGGCCCAGTCTGAAGCAGTTACACTATCTGATTACCCTGCATGAAACGCGACATTTTAGTGACGCCGCTGAACGTTGCTTTGTGAGCCAATCGACGTTAAGTAAAGGCATACAAAATTTAGAAGAGTTGATCGGCTGTCCTCTCTATGAGAAGAAAGACAAAAAAAGCCCTTTGGTTTTTACTCAGGCAGGTGAACTGGTGGTAATGCATGGCAGAGAACTATTGGCAAAGGGGCAAGACTTGGTTGAACTGGGTAGCCTTTGTCAAGGAGACAGCATGCAAGGGCAATTGAAACTGGGCTGTATTCCTACCATCGCACCATTTTTGTTGTGCGATTTAGTACAAGAGATCAACCAACGTTTTCCTCAGCTGAATCTTCTATTACGTGAAGATACAACAACCAACTTGTTGACGGCTTTACGTCACGGCGAATTGGACGTATTGATCCTCGCCTTACCCGTTGAGATCGATGGGATGGAAAGTCGCGTTGTCGGACAAGATCCTTTTAAAATGGTGATCAGTCGCCATCAAGCTGGGGCGATTAAAGTGCCAATAAAATATGACGACTTGCCTGACGAGTCGGTATTTTTATTGGAAAAAGAGCATTGTCTGACTGAACACGCGGTGTCGGCCTGTAAACTGACTGACAAAGAGAAGATTAACCCATTTAGTGCGACCAGTTTGCATACCTTAGTGCAAATGGTGGCAAATGGACTTGGCACCACCTTTATTCCTCAAATGGCCATCGATCACGGTCTACTGGACAACCAAAACTTAGTGGTGATCGAGCCTCCTGGCCAGCAAGCTTATCGTGATATTGGGCTGGTTTGGCGGCCAAGTTCTTCACGCAGTAAAACATTTAATCAACTTGCAGAGGTTGTTTCAGAACTGCTTTAG
- the queA gene encoding tRNA preQ1(34) S-adenosylmethionine ribosyltransferase-isomerase QueA, translating to MQVSDFHFDLPDELIARYPQSERTASRLLQLNGNTGAVKDGSFKDVLELVQAGDLLVFNNTRVIPARMFGRKESGGKLEVLVERMLDEKRFLAHVRSSKSPKPGTLVFLGEEDQYSAEMVARQDALFELHLKADKTILEVLEEIGHMPLPPYIDRPDEDADKERYQTVYNQKPGAVAAPTAGLHFDNQLLEQIKAKGAEFAYVTLHVGAGTFQPVKVDNILEHHMHSEYAEVPQEVVDAINATKARGGRVIAVGTTSVRSLESAAQESLKNGTELMPFFGDTEIFIFPGYQYQLVDCLITNFHLPESTLIMLVSAFAGYDHTMNAYQHAVSNQYRFFSYGDAMFIEKKTQ from the coding sequence ATGCAAGTTTCAGATTTTCACTTTGACTTACCTGACGAACTGATCGCTCGTTATCCTCAATCGGAGCGTACCGCCAGTCGTCTACTTCAGCTAAATGGCAACACCGGCGCTGTAAAAGATGGCTCGTTCAAAGATGTGTTGGAGCTGGTTCAAGCAGGGGATCTTTTGGTGTTTAACAACACGCGAGTGATTCCTGCACGCATGTTTGGTCGTAAAGAATCTGGCGGCAAGTTGGAAGTCTTGGTCGAGCGCATGCTTGATGAGAAACGCTTCCTCGCGCATGTACGCAGTTCTAAGTCTCCGAAACCGGGTACGTTAGTCTTTCTTGGGGAAGAAGACCAATACTCAGCAGAGATGGTGGCGCGCCAAGATGCGTTGTTTGAGCTCCATTTAAAGGCAGACAAAACCATTCTCGAAGTGTTGGAAGAAATTGGCCATATGCCTCTTCCACCTTACATTGACCGCCCAGATGAGGATGCGGATAAAGAGCGTTACCAAACGGTTTATAACCAAAAACCGGGTGCGGTTGCTGCACCGACGGCGGGATTGCATTTTGACAATCAGCTGCTTGAGCAGATCAAAGCCAAAGGCGCTGAGTTTGCGTACGTGACGTTGCATGTCGGTGCTGGCACATTTCAGCCAGTGAAAGTGGACAATATTCTTGAGCATCACATGCACTCTGAGTACGCAGAAGTACCACAAGAGGTGGTGGATGCGATTAACGCCACGAAAGCACGTGGTGGCCGCGTCATTGCGGTTGGTACCACGTCAGTACGCTCTCTAGAGAGCGCGGCGCAAGAGTCGTTGAAAAACGGCACAGAGTTGATGCCTTTCTTTGGCGATACGGAAATCTTCATTTTCCCTGGCTATCAATATCAGTTGGTGGACTGTTTGATCACCAATTTCCATTTGCCAGAATCGACGCTGATTATGCTGGTGAGTGCATTTGCCGGTTATGACCATACCATGAATGCGTATCAGCATGCCGTGTCCAATCAATATCGTTTTTTCTCTTACGGGGATGCGATGTTCATTGAGAAGAAAACGCAATAA
- the aceB gene encoding malate synthase A, whose product MLAQTPEKENTQAEQQTQGMLEVTGTLSPEHQAIFPVEAQTFLSQLCERFSLRVDQLLTAREERQNKIDQGELPDFLTETQDIREGSWKILGIPNDLQDRRVEITGPTDRKMVINALNANVKVFMADFEDSMSPAWDKVLDGQINLRDAVNGTISYSNPDNGKHYQLGNDPAVLICRVRGLHLKEKHVTWRGQIIPGSLFDFALYFFNNHKALLKKGSGPYFYLPKLQSHHEAKWWSEVFHFTEEYFGLDTGTIKATVLIETLPAVFEMDEILFSLKEHIVGLNCGRWDYIFSYIKTLKKHPDRVLPDRQVVTMDKPFLNAYSRLLVRTCHKRGAFAMGGMAAFIPAKDPQENQKVLDKIQNDKSLEASNGHDGTWVAHPGLADTAMDVFNRALGERKNQLDVTRQDDAPITAKQLLEPCDGARTEQGMRHNIRVALQYIEAWISGNGCVPIYGLMEDAATAEISRASIWQWIQHSKSLDNGEVVTKALFKRYLDEEIQVVKQEVGETRFDSGRFHEAAELMASLTTSDELTNFLTVPGYDYLD is encoded by the coding sequence ATGCTTGCTCAAACGCCCGAAAAAGAAAACACACAGGCTGAACAACAGACCCAAGGCATGCTTGAAGTAACAGGAACCCTGTCTCCTGAACATCAAGCTATTTTCCCTGTTGAAGCCCAAACCTTTTTATCTCAGCTGTGTGAGCGATTCTCATTGCGCGTCGATCAATTGTTAACTGCCCGTGAAGAGAGACAGAACAAGATCGATCAAGGAGAGTTACCTGATTTTCTTACAGAGACTCAGGATATTCGAGAAGGGAGCTGGAAAATTTTGGGGATTCCCAACGATCTGCAAGATCGTCGAGTCGAAATTACCGGGCCAACCGATCGTAAAATGGTGATCAACGCCCTAAACGCCAATGTAAAAGTCTTTATGGCGGATTTCGAAGACTCGATGTCTCCAGCTTGGGATAAGGTGTTGGATGGCCAGATCAACTTGCGTGATGCGGTCAATGGCACCATCTCCTATTCCAACCCCGATAATGGCAAGCATTATCAGCTGGGCAACGATCCAGCGGTGTTGATCTGCCGTGTCCGCGGTCTTCATTTAAAAGAAAAGCATGTGACGTGGCGCGGTCAGATCATTCCAGGTTCCTTATTTGATTTTGCTCTTTATTTCTTTAACAACCACAAAGCGTTGTTGAAAAAAGGCAGTGGTCCTTATTTCTATCTTCCTAAGTTACAGTCTCATCATGAGGCGAAATGGTGGAGTGAAGTGTTCCATTTCACCGAAGAGTATTTCGGTTTGGATACTGGCACTATCAAAGCCACGGTATTGATCGAGACGCTGCCTGCCGTCTTTGAAATGGATGAGATTCTCTTCTCGTTAAAAGAGCATATTGTTGGCCTCAACTGTGGCCGTTGGGATTACATTTTTAGCTATATCAAAACACTGAAAAAGCACCCAGACCGTGTGCTGCCTGATCGTCAGGTGGTTACCATGGACAAGCCGTTCCTCAATGCTTACTCGCGTTTACTTGTCCGCACCTGTCATAAACGTGGCGCGTTTGCGATGGGAGGGATGGCTGCCTTTATCCCAGCCAAAGATCCACAAGAGAATCAAAAGGTATTGGATAAGATCCAGAACGATAAATCACTCGAAGCCAGCAATGGCCATGATGGCACTTGGGTTGCGCATCCTGGTTTAGCCGACACCGCCATGGACGTGTTTAATCGTGCTCTAGGTGAGCGTAAAAACCAGCTTGATGTCACTCGCCAAGACGATGCGCCGATTACAGCTAAACAGTTACTTGAGCCTTGTGATGGAGCAAGAACAGAACAAGGTATGAGACACAATATTCGTGTTGCATTGCAGTACATAGAGGCGTGGATCTCGGGGAATGGCTGTGTACCGATTTATGGCTTGATGGAAGATGCAGCGACCGCAGAGATCTCACGCGCTTCTATCTGGCAGTGGATTCAACATAGTAAGTCGTTAGATAACGGTGAAGTGGTGACCAAAGCGTTGTTTAAGCGTTATCTCGACGAAGAGATTCAAGTCGTAAAACAAGAAGTGGGGGAGACTCGTTTTGACTCAGGCCGTTTCCATGAAGCCGCCGAATTGATGGCTAGCCTGACCACCAGTGATGAGCTAACCAACTTCTTAACCGTACCGGGTTATGACTACCTAGATTAA